Below is a window of bacterium DNA.
CCCGTCGCTCGGCGGGACGCATCGCCAGGAACCAGGAGCACCCGGACGTCCCATGCGCGCGAAGATCATCATCAGTCTCTGTCTGCTTTCCATATGCTCCCACCTCCCGCCGGCGGCCGCCCAGGGGGAACGGACGCACCGGGTCGCGCGCGGGGAGACGTTGACGGCGATCGCCGACGAGTACGGCGTCACGATCCAGGCCTTGAAGGACCGGAACGGCCTGCGCGGCGACCGGATCGACGTCGGCCAGCGGTTGCTGATACCCGACCGCGACCAGGAGTGGTACGTCGTGCGCCGCGGCGACAACCTGACGCGGATCGCCGAGCGCCACGGGATCACCGTGGCCACGCTGCGCAGCCTGAACGGCCTGCGCGGCAGCCGCATCCATCCCGGGCAGAAGCTCCGCCTGGGAACCTCGCCCCGGGATGAGGCCGTCCACGTGGTGCGCAGAGGCGACAACCTCTCGCGGATCGCGCAGCGCTACGGCACGACGGTGCAAGCTCTCCGGCGCATCAACGACCTCGACGACGACCGGATCTTCGTGGGCCAGAAGCTGCGCTTGCGAGAGGTCGCCCGGACGGTGCACGTGGTCGAGCGGGGCGACGCCCTCTGGGAGGTCGCCCAGGCCTATGGTCTGACGGTCGCCGATCTCATGGCGATCAACGGGCTCGCCACGGACGTCATCCATCCCGGACAGGAACTGCGCCTGGCGCGGGACGAGACGCCGGCGACGGCCGTCTACACCGTCAGGCGGGGGGACAACCTCACCGAGATCGCGCGCCTGCACCAGATGGGCCTGCGCGAGCTGCGGAACCTGAACGGCATCGAGGGATCGTTGATACATCCCGGCCAGACGCTGCAGGTCAGACCGCTGCTGGGATCGCGCGCGCCGACCGGGACGGCGTCGGTGCCGTCGACCGTGGCCTGGGACGACCTGTTCGTCAGCGTCAGCGGCGTGCGCAGGCTGGAGGCGGGCAACGGCCCCTACTACTTCGAGCAGCCCCGGGCGGACCGCCAGCGCAGCAAGACCTACCGGGA
It encodes the following:
- a CDS encoding LysM peptidoglycan-binding domain-containing protein → MRAKIIISLCLLSICSHLPPAAAQGERTHRVARGETLTAIADEYGVTIQALKDRNGLRGDRIDVGQRLLIPDRDQEWYVVRRGDNLTRIAERHGITVATLRSLNGLRGSRIHPGQKLRLGTSPRDEAVHVVRRGDNLSRIAQRYGTTVQALRRINDLDDDRIFVGQKLRLREVARTVHVVERGDALWEVAQAYGLTVADLMAINGLATDVIHPGQELRLARDETPATAVYTVRRGDNLTEIARLHQMGLRELRNLNGIEGSLIHPGQTLQVRPLLGSRAPTGTASVPSTVAWDDLFVSVSGVRRLEAGNGPYYFEQPRADRQRSKTYREESSISPLVSYRHARQLLDRFDETIASMTPLSRRLEGWHFVLDPGHGGIDPGAIVAGTDAQGDPFHIVEDEIVYDLALRVYALLKLHGAEATLTLLSPNHLLRGSTPVTQTFVHDRNEVFNSLDWNRRDKPSTWPKGGQKYLDARVDIAKRALRDVPGDRQVFLSFHADNDRPTGDAVTLFYYQSSRQTDTLSRSFARKLIPAMGAGAHAKGRALGVLRNNPARYKLLVEMRNLAFADHIWAVRYEQLRQRDAQKVVKALLDALS